TTGAGTGCCTTGGCTGCACCCATGACGCCATTAGCCTGGTAGTCACCGAATTCCGGCTTGGAAGCCGGCTGGATCACAGCCGGCGCATCCGGCGCACCGGCAGCGGCCAGCGCTGCCTGTACCCGTTCATTGATCAACTGCAGAATTGTCATGCCTCGCCCCATATTGCCGTGAAAACGAAAAAAAACCTTCGTTTTCGAAAAAATTAACAATGTCGATTGTATGCCCCCCGGCCTTGACGAGCAATGTTTGCATTGCAGCAAAATAGCGCAAACTGCGCCAATCCAGGGCAATCCGACGCCATCAGGATCAAGTGCGCGCTCCTAGTGTGACAGCCAGATGGTTTCGCCGATGGCAGGCAGCATGAAATCCGTGGCGCTGACATCCTGTTCGCGCAGCGCCATGGCCAGTTCAGCCATGGGTTGCTGGATCGGCTCGTCAGTCAGGATGAAAGTACCCCAGTGCACTGCCCAGGCCTTGCGCGCCGCCACATGCTTGAAAATACGCACCGCCTCTTCCGGGTTTACATGCTGTGCCCGCATGATTTTGCGTGGCTCGTAAGCGCCGATGGGCAGCAGTGCAAAATCCACCGGGCCGATATGCAGGCCGATTTCATGAAACAGTTCGGCACGGTAGCCGGTATCACCCGGAAACCACACCTTCAAGCCCGCCCCCTCCAGCAGAAAGCCACCCCATAGCGCCTGATTCATGTCACCCCAAGGGCCACGGTTGCTCCAGTGATGGGCCGGTGTCAGCAATATCTGCACTGGCCCATGCCCACACGCCTGCCACCAATCCAGTTCCGTGATTTTTGCGGCGGGAATCCCTGCCGCCCTGACTGCCCGCGACATGCCCAGCGGCACAATCACATCCGGTGCCTCGCCCTCCTGCGCAGCCAGCCGTTGCAAGGTGGGAAAATCCAGATGGTCGTAATGCAAATGGGTCAGCAGTACCAGATCAATACGCGGCAGATCAGGCAGATCCAGCGGCAAGGCCACCTGCCGCTTTGGCCCCAGATGGCGGAATGGCGACACCCGTGGCGACAGCACTGGATCAATCAGGATATTCAGCCCAGCCAGCTGGATGAAGCTGCTGGCATGCCCCAGCCAGGTAACGCTGGCCCGCTGCTGGTTGGCCCGTAGCGCAGGGGCGTCGCCGCTGCAAACCGGAATCATCTCCGGCCTGTGGTCCGGGCTTTGCCGCCACAGGGCGGACAGCTTCCAGTACAGCAGGCTGCCTAGCGATGGCAAGGTAAAGGGGTAAAGATTGCGATAGCCGCTTGCGCCATGATGGCGGTTGGCCGGACTGGCCTGATAAGGCAGCCGGCTGAACATGGAGGCCATCCAGTCTGGGCGTCTAGGCATGGGATATTCCGCAAATGCAATGTGGGAGAAATGCAGCCGACCTGCTCATTTGGCAAGGGGCTGCATGAAAAATGGCCTCCAAAGGAGGCCATTGCGGGCAAGATGCAGGTTGCCGATCAGAAGCTGTATACCGCCTGGGCCGCAAAAATGTCGTTGCTCTTGCGATAGTTGCCATCGCTACGCAAGAACACGTCGTGATTGGCCCAGTCATGACGGATTTCCATCTTCAGGGTCAGTTGGTCGGTCGGGTAGAACAGCAGTGCAGCTGTCAGAGCCTGACGGGTAGCGCCAGAGCAGTCGGTGCCGTTGGCTGTGCTGCTGTTGAAGCAGGCCTGCGAAATGCCAAAGCCATTGGTGCCATCAACACCGCCAGTACCCAGTGCAATACCGCCGCCACCGCCGCCGTTCTTGCTGTCGTTCAGGTAGTCATAGCGCAAGGTGGCACCCATGCGGCCGAACCAGTCGGAATTCCACTTCTGGTGCGCCAGCATGGAGAAGCCCCACCACACGGCATCGCCACCGTTCCAGGCAGCCTGCTTCTGGCGGCCATAGTCGATTTCGGCGTTATAGACGCTGTCAGTACCGGTCAGCGTCATGTCCAGTTCGCCAAAATAGTAGCCGCTGTAGGCGCTGCTGGAAGTCCCCTGATAGCCATAGGTACCATCGGTACTGGTGGTTCCGTTAGTCGTCGTGCTATGTGCATACAGACTCTGACGACCCACATTCATCGAGCCACCGATGTCCAGATTGCTGGTCATGGTGTAGTCGACACGGCCAGTCACCGTCGGGGTGCTGTTGCTGTGGGTGTGACTGTTGGCATCGGACGCGCTATTGGGGTTGGTGTGGAACTGCTCGTTGGCAATCATGAACTTGGTTGCCCATGAACCGTGCGACCAGTTGAAACCGGCACCAACATAGCTGCCCGGATCGCTGAAGTCATACAGCAGGCCATGGGTGATGGTGTTCATCTGGTTGGACTGCTGCACTTCGTAACCACCAAAGCTGTTCATCAGGCCGCCTACCAGCTGGGTGGTATCAGACAGCGGGAAGTTGATGATGGCAGTGTTGATGATATTGTTGCCGACGCTGCTGTTGCCGCCGCTGGTCAGCAAATTGTTGCCGGAACCACGGTTGGGCATGATGCTGACTTCAGCACTGGGGGCCATCGGGCCGACACCAAAGGTTTTCTTGATGTCCAGGTAGACATCACCAAAGGTACTGTTGGTGTAGGCGTACTGGTTACTGTGATTGACAAACTGGAAGCCGGAGCTCTTGCCCACCCGGCTGGCCAGATAGGTCGGGTCCATGTAGCCGGTAATGCTCAAACCGGCAATCGGGCCTTCGCTGGCGTCGGTAGTCAGCTTGTCCACCTTCATTTCCATGCCGGCCACACGCTGCTTCAGCTCGGTGTTGTCATCCGCTTCCGGTGCCTTGGCTGCCGTGGCGGCATTCACCGCCTGCTGCAGTTGCTGCATTTGCGCCTGCAGGGCCTCTAACTGGGCCTTGAGCTTGGCGATTTCGTCTCCCTTGGCATCAGCCATGGCCACACCGGGAAGACCTGCGATCAGTGCGCTGATCAACAATTTCTTCATTTCATTTCTCCCTTGTACTACAGCATGAACAGCACTTCTCCTACGCTTTGGATAAAGAACGGGGCAGCAACCGGAATCTGACATCCCACCTGCTACCCCGCGGTCATTACACGACTTCCCCGCCAGTTCAGGCCTGATTGAAAGCCAGTTGCATCTCGCGATCGCGCTTGCGCTGCACCGAACGCATGTAGAGGTTGCCGGCGACCACACCTACCGACACCACCACGATGAACAACGTGGCCAGGGCATTCATTTCCGGATTCAGCCCCAGACGCACGCGGGAGAACACCACCATGGGCAGCGTGGTGGAACCCGGGCCGGACAGGAAGGCGGTCAGCACCAGGTCGTCCAGCGACAGGGTGAAGGACAGCAGCCAGCCGGATACCAGTGCCTGGGAAATCAGCGGCAGGGTGATCACAAAGAACACCTTCAGCGGACGCGCACCCAGATCCATGGCGGCTTCTTCCAGCGAGCGGTTGAGTTCACGCACCCGCGATTGCACGATGATTGCCACATAAGACACGCACAACATCACGTGACCAATCCAGATGGTGAATACACCGCGACCTTCCGGCCAGCCCAGGGTCTGCTCCATGGCCACAAACAGCAGCAGCAGCGAAATACCCTGAATCACCTCGGGAATTACCAGCGGTGCGTTAACCATGCCGGCAAACAGCGGAAACAGGCGGAAGCGGTTCAGGCGCGCCAGAACGAAACCGGCCCAGGTCCCCACCACCACAGATGCCGTGGCCGTCATCAGCGCAATCTTGATACTGAGCAAGGCCGCCGTGATCAGCTCGTCATCCTCCAGCAGCGCCCAGTACCACTTGGTGGAAAAACCGGACCATACCGTCACCAGCTTGGACTCGTTGAACGAGTAGACGATAAGCAACAGGATGGGCAGGTACAAGAAAGAGTAGCCGAAGCCAAGTACCGCATAAGACAGCGGTTTGCTGGGTTTCATGGTGCTCATTTCACTTCCTCCATCGCTTTTGCCTGGTAATGCTGGAACATGGCCATCGGCACCAGCAGCAGCAGTACCATCGCGCAAGTCACGGTAGCCGCCATCGGCCAGTCCATATTGTTGAAGAACTCATCCCACATCACGCGACCAATCATCAGCGTATCCGAACCACCCAGCAGTTCCGGAATCACGTACTCGCCCACCGCCGGAATGAACACCAGCAGACTGCCGGCAATGATGCCGTTCTTGGACAGCGGCAGGGTAACCTGCAAAAACGCCTTCCACGGACGGGCACCTAGGTCGTAGGCAGCCTCCAGCAGACGCAGGTCCATTTTCACCAGATGCGAATACAGCGGCATGATCATGAAGGGCAGATAGGAAAACACCATGCCGATATACACGCCCCAGTTGGTGTGATACAGGCGCAGCGGCGTGTCGATGACGCCCAGCCACATCAGGAACTGGTTGAGGAAACCGTCGTTCTTCAGGATGCCGATCCAGGCATACACACGAATCAGATAGGAAGTCCAGAACGGCAGCATCACCATCATCATCAGCGTGTCACGGGCAGATTCGGACGCACGGGCGATGTAATAGGCCATGGGATAGCCGATCAGCAGACACAGTACCGTGGACACAAAAGCCATCTTGACCGAGCTGATGTAGGTGGCGAAGTACAGATCGTCGCCCAGCATGAACTTGTAGTGGCCGATATTGAGTACCAGGGTGAAGACATCGTCTTCCATCTTGGTGAGCGGCGTATAGGGCGGAATGCCCAGTTGCTGCTGCGAGAAGCTGATACCCACTACCAACAGGAAAGGTAGGAGGAAAAATACAAACAGGAACAAAAACGGTACACCGATGACGGTTGTCCTGCCGGACGGTAACCATCGACTGAATTTGAGACTTTTCATGATTTAGCACCACTTGGCCGGTGGGACCGGCTTGCCAAGCCCATCTTTACAGCCATCATATCAAGGCCCTGTCACGACTCGCCCTGATGTGATGACTTACGTTTCACTGCAAGCCGACCCTGTCGGACCGGTTTGCAACCCTCACTCCACATACTTTTTTCTAACCGTTCGCCACGGCTGGTATACCGCAACAAGCGGCCGTTGCATCAGCCCTGCCGTTACCTGAGCAAGGCGGGCCGTGCTGTCGGGACCTGGCGGAGCCATACTCCACCAGGCCAGGACTCGGTTTAGCGGCCAGTCTTCAACTGGGTCCACAGACGGTTCTGCAGACGCATGATGTCAGCCGGCAGCGGCTTGAGCAGGAACAGGGTCTTCATGACCGATTCCGGCGGATAGATGGAAGGATCGTTAGCGATTTCCGGCTTCACGTACTTGCGAGCGGCCGCATTGGCAGTCGGGTAGAACACCTCGTCGGTAATCGCAGCATTGACTTCCGGATTCTCGATGTAGTTGATCCACTTGTGAGCAGCATCAGCGTGACCGGCATCTTTCGGAATCACCATCACGTCAAACCAGATCGGCGCACCGGATTTCGGAATCACATAACCCAGCTGGTAGGTACGTTTGGCTTCGGCAGCGCGATGCTTGGCAATGTTGACGTCGCCGGACCAGCCCAGCGCCAGGCAGATATCGCCGTTGGCCAGGTCGTTGATGTAGCCGGAAGAGTTGAACTGGGTGATGTAGGGGCGAATCTTCTTCAGCAGTTCAAAGGCAGCCTGATAGTCGGCAGGATTCTTGCTGTTGGGATCCTTGCCCAGATGGTGCAACGTTACGGCGAACACGTCATTGGCCTGGTCCAGCACCGACACCCCGCAGCCCTTCAGCTTGGAGACGTATTTCGGGTCGAACAGGATGTCCCAGCTATCCAGCGGTGCACCGGCACCCAGAATGGCCTTGACCTTGGTAAAGTTGTAACCTAGGCCATCAGTACCATAAGCCCACGGTACACCGTGGGCATTACTCGGGTCGGCATCCTGAATCTTGGCCATCAACGCCTTGTCCAGATTGGCCAGGTTAGGGATCTTGGATTTGTCCAGCTTCTGGTAGATGCCAGCTTCGATCTGCTTGGCCATGAAGTTGGAAGTTGGAACCACGATGTCGTAGCCGGCTCGGCCGGTCAGCATCTTGGCTTGCAGAGTGTCATCGCTGTCGTAAACGTCGTACTTGACCTTCACGCCGGTCTGCTTTTCAAAGCCAGGAATGGTGCTCTTGGCAATGTAGTCGGACCAGTTGTAGACATTCAGTATCTTGTCTTCTGCCAGAACGCCAGCACTTGGCAACAGCAGAAGCAGCGAACACAGCACTTTCTTGACAAGTTTCTTCTTCATTACAGGCTTCCTAATGTATTGCAAGACCATAAACTCCCTTTGTCTGGGGACGTCAGGGACCTGATGAACTGCACCTCATATTGACCGGTCGGGGATTCCCCCTCATATCCGGCCAGTGCCAAACCCGGGCAAAAGCGGCACGCTTATTTGCAAAGCAATATTCGTGCACAACATTTATAACCCCATCCTATCCATTCTGGCTATTTCCAATCCAGATGAATGTGACATCAGTCAGGCAAGAGACGAAGGACAAGGCAACATACGGCTGCCAGCCTTTCACATTTATTGTTATCGCAGGAAACCCGTGAAAGCCGGCTGGGTAGGCAGCAAAGAAATCCGCCCGCTCCCTTCCTTCTTCCGCGCAGGACATGACAAGCATGACCTGGCCTCCTCCGTTGTAGATACCACCTCGGTAATGTTTAATAAAATCCACAATTCGTGGCGAGGTGTTACAGCTTTTTAACCACAAAGACATTCAGCCGCAACATGAATTTTTTGCGCATCGCAAAAAAAACCTGCTGGACAGGCTCTTGACGCGCCAGCAACTTTGCCGTCTCACACATCTGATCATTTATCAGCCGCAAGACTGGAAATACAGCCAAAATTCCCTAGACATATGATCAAAACCCACAGCCCGCTTGGCGTTTCAAGGGTTTAGCATCCAGCCACGATCACCGGGCCCCGCAAGCGGCAAGACAAGGAATGCACGAGGGGATAACGATTCAACGCAGCCCCTTGCCGTCCGGTGGACAAAAAAAGTTTTTTCTTGTGCCCAAGCAGAATGAGGCAGATTTGCCACAGATCAAATCTGACTGACTGGCTACATGCCTGCAGGCCAAAGAAAAGCGGATTGCCCCTACAGGCAATCCGCTCACGTTTTAGCAAGATTTTGGTGCTGGCAAATATTTGATCAGATCAAGCGCGCCAGCAGTGCTTTCTCCATACCAGCCATGTCAGGAATACGCACCTGCATGCCATTGCCGGCAGCCAGTTCCACTGCCAGGCCGTTACGGGTCATCTGCTCCAGCTGCACGATACGGTTGCCGCTGGGGTGAATCACTTCGATGCGGTCACCCACGCCAAAGCGGTTTTTCACTTCAACCAGCGCCCAGCCATCGGCATCCACTTCCAGCACATCGCCCACATACTGGCTTTGCTTGGCCTTGGAATGGCCATCCAGATAGTTCTGGTAGTCCTGGGTCTGATGACGCTCAAGGAAGCCCGGGGTGTAGCCACGATTGGCCAGACCATCCAGCTCGGCCAGCAGGCCGAGGTCAAACGGGCGTCCGGCGACGGCATCGTTGATGGCCTGACGGTATACCTGGGCAGTACGCGCCACGTAGTACAGGCTCTTGGTGCGCCCTTCGATCTTGAGCGAGTCAACACCAATCTTCACCAGCTTCTCCACCTGCTCCACCGCACGCAGGTCCTTGGAGTTCATGATGTAGGTGCCGTGCTCGTCTTCGATGATGGGCATCAGTTCACCCGGACGGCTGCCCTCTTCGATCAGGTAGGTCTTGTCGGCCAACGGGTGACGTTCGGCACCGCCACAGGCGGCAAAGCTCTGGTTGGCTTCTTCCAGCGCTTTATGGAAGTCCAGCTTGATGGTTTGCACATCGCCCGCGTCATCACCCTGGGTGTCGTGCATCTTGTAGTCCCAACGGCAGGCATTGGTACAGGTGCCCTGGTTGGGGTCGCGGTGATTGAAATAGCCCGACAGCAGGCAACGGCCGGAATAGGCAATGCACAAGGCACCATGTACAAACACTTCCAGCTCGATATCCGGGCATTCCTGGCGGATTTCGGCAATCTCGTCCAGGCTCAGCTCGCGCGACAGGATGATGCGCGACACGCCCAGCTTCTGCCAGAACTTCACGCCCATGTAGTTGACGGTATTGGCCTGCACCGACAGGTGAATCGGCACTTCCGGCCAGCGCTCGCGCACCATCATGATCAGGCCCGGGTCGGCCATGATCAGCGCGTCCGGCTTCATGGCAATCACCGGCTCCATGTCGGCCATGTAGGTCTTGATCTTGCTGTTGTGCGGCAACAGATTGCTGGCCACGAAAAACAGCTTGCCCCGGGCATGGGCTTCGTCGATACCGCTTTTCAGCTCTTCGAGCTTGAAGTCGTTATTGCGCGCGCGCAGCGAATAGCGCGGCTGACCGGCGTATACCGCATCGGCACCAAAATCGTAGGCAGCGCGCATTTTGTCCAGCGTGCCGGCAGGCAGCAGCAATTCCGGGGCTTTTAACATAGTGGCTTGGCTTTCTTAATGAGACAGACAGGCAATGGGCAGTGGCATGCGATCCGGTGGCACAAAAGCACGGCGCGATGCATCCTGGTTCAGCCTGTCATCCGAATAGTATTCGAGCAGAACGGCGCGGGCGTCCTGCAGGACATCGTCACACTGCACCAGGAAGGCTGGCCAATCCTCTACCAGCCCCGGCGTTTGCTGGGCACGGTGGTACAAAATGGACAAGAGCGACATGGTGACGGTGTGGTGGTATTTCTCGGCCGCCCCTTGTGCCATGGCATAACGGGACAATGCCCGCGCACAGCGTGCCGCAGCCTCTGCCGCCGGGTATTGCCGGCGATAGGCCCAGGCAGCGTACAAATGTGCCCGGTGGGTAAACTCGGATGCAGGCAGCGTACTGGATTCCAACTGACGCAAAAACGCCTGGTAGTCCATGAGTCGGGGTCTCCGAAAACTGTAAAAACAAAAAGGCCCCGCCGTATCAGGGGCCTTTTCTAATATGTTGCGGCGCGATTATGCGCCGCCTGCACCAGCACCGTCAAGCATTAAACCCAAGGAGCAGCCTGCATTAAATCCCTGTTTTCAATGCCATTTTTTGCTTCATGGTTTTTTGGCCAGCATCGCCAGCAGCAGAAGCTGCACCAGCAGCGACCACACCATCAACACCGCCCAGCACACGGTCAGCAACGGGTCCTGGGCAAAGCTCAGTCCACTCAACATCCCGGCGCTCAGCACAAAGGCCAAGGTAGCCGCCAAGAGGCACAACACCGCTTGCTTGCGCCGCATACGGATACGGCGAATGACATTCCACATCGTCGGTCTTCCTCATCATTATTTCCATCAGCGGCGCATGGCCAATCAATGCACATGACACCGCCAGGGCCAGGTACACCACCCATGGCCAGCGCAGGGTGCAGCACGCAGGCACAAGGCCGCCGCTGCGCTCACCAACGTCACTTAGCGTTGGGAGCTTGGCTGTTCTGGTTTGGCCTGCTGCAACCAGAGCAGCTCGGCCTCGGTAAATCCGGCGCAACGCCGGGCATCCAGATTGTAGCTGCCGCGATGGACGGTCAGGTCATGTTTGGCTAGCAGATCACTGAAGGTGGCCACCGGGTCCAGCTGGCGCTCACGGCACAGCCAGTGAAACCAGTGATTGCCCACCTGCACATGGCCTATTTCATCCTGCAGGATAATGTCCAGAATGGCCACGCTGTCATGATCGCCAATATTCGCCAGCTTGCGTTTGAGCTCCGGGCTGGCATCCAGCCCGCGCGCCTCCAGCACACGCGGCACCAATGCCATGCGCACCAGCACATCGTGATCGGTATGGTGGCAGATATCCCACAACCCGTTATGCGCCGGGAAATCACCATAGTTGTAGCCCAGTTGCTGCAGACGCTGCTGTAACAGCCGGAAGTGCCGGGCCTCTTCTGCGGCAATGCGCAGCCAGTCACCCACATAAGCATCCGGCATGTCGCGGAAGCGCCAGGCGGCATCCAAGGCCAGATTGACCGCATTGAATTCGATGTGGGCAATGGCGTGCAACATGGCCGGCTGCCCCAGTGGCGAGCCGGGACGCCGCCGCGGCACCTTGGTGGCATGCACCAGTTCCGGCCTTGGCGGGTGCCCCGCCACCGGCAAACGTGACAAAGGCGCATCCAGCCGTTGCAGTTGACCGCCCTGCCAGGCGGCATGAATGGCCTCGACTGCAACCAGCTTGGCAGTCACGTCACAGCTGCACAGTGCAGCTTCGATCTGCGGATACAAGGAAGAAGGATTCATCATGGTGCAGCATTCTAACGGCTTGCACCGCTTTCAGGCGACCCGGTGCCCAATTGAGGGCAATATATGAATGCCACCAAGCAGCAGGGCGCTTCCCGCAAGCATGAAGCGTACATGGCAGCAGACAGCACAACGGCATCGTCGCCAACGCAGGCTTGATGCATAATGCTGGCATCTGCCACAGGGAGAACATCATGCTGTTTAATTCCAGCCAACTCGGCACCGTAGAAGTGGATGAAAGCACCATCATCAATTTTGCCCAAGGCATCCCGGCCCTGGAAAACTGCACCCAGTTCAAGCTGTTCCATAATGCGGATAGTGATAATCCATCGGTATTCTGGATGCAGTCGCTGAACGATGCAGGCATCACCCTGAGTGTGACCCACCCGGCCCAACTGGGTGTGCGCTACGAAGTGGAACTGAGCGATGAAGAAGTTTCCCGGCTGGAACTGAGCAAAC
The sequence above is drawn from the Aquitalea denitrificans genome and encodes:
- the fliW gene encoding flagellar assembly protein FliW, which codes for MLFNSSQLGTVEVDESTIINFAQGIPALENCTQFKLFHNADSDNPSVFWMQSLNDAGITLSVTHPAQLGVRYEVELSDEEVSRLELSKPEDAVILVLLYQEQSESESHPALGELKANIRNPLIINLASRQGLQKTGLSCDILMHNLA
- a CDS encoding ferritin-like domain-containing protein yields the protein MMNPSSLYPQIEAALCSCDVTAKLVAVEAIHAAWQGGQLQRLDAPLSRLPVAGHPPRPELVHATKVPRRRPGSPLGQPAMLHAIAHIEFNAVNLALDAAWRFRDMPDAYVGDWLRIAAEEARHFRLLQQRLQQLGYNYGDFPAHNGLWDICHHTDHDVLVRMALVPRVLEARGLDASPELKRKLANIGDHDSVAILDIILQDEIGHVQVGNHWFHWLCRERQLDPVATFSDLLAKHDLTVHRGSYNLDARRCAGFTEAELLWLQQAKPEQPSSQR
- a CDS encoding ABC transporter permease subunit → MKSLKFSRWLPSGRTTVIGVPFLFLFVFFLLPFLLVVGISFSQQQLGIPPYTPLTKMEDDVFTLVLNIGHYKFMLGDDLYFATYISSVKMAFVSTVLCLLIGYPMAYYIARASESARDTLMMMVMLPFWTSYLIRVYAWIGILKNDGFLNQFLMWLGVIDTPLRLYHTNWGVYIGMVFSYLPFMIMPLYSHLVKMDLRLLEAAYDLGARPWKAFLQVTLPLSKNGIIAGSLLVFIPAVGEYVIPELLGGSDTLMIGRVMWDEFFNNMDWPMAATVTCAMVLLLLVPMAMFQHYQAKAMEEVK
- a CDS encoding DUF3138 family protein, translated to MKKLLISALIAGLPGVAMADAKGDEIAKLKAQLEALQAQMQQLQQAVNAATAAKAPEADDNTELKQRVAGMEMKVDKLTTDASEGPIAGLSITGYMDPTYLASRVGKSSGFQFVNHSNQYAYTNSTFGDVYLDIKKTFGVGPMAPSAEVSIMPNRGSGNNLLTSGGNSSVGNNIINTAIINFPLSDTTQLVGGLMNSFGGYEVQQSNQMNTITHGLLYDFSDPGSYVGAGFNWSHGSWATKFMIANEQFHTNPNSASDANSHTHSNSTPTVTGRVDYTMTSNLDIGGSMNVGRQSLYAHSTTTNGTTSTDGTYGYQGTSSSAYSGYYFGELDMTLTGTDSVYNAEIDYGRQKQAAWNGGDAVWWGFSMLAHQKWNSDWFGRMGATLRYDYLNDSKNGGGGGGIALGTGGVDGTNGFGISQACFNSSTANGTDCSGATRQALTAALLFYPTDQLTLKMEIRHDWANHDVFLRSDGNYRKSNDIFAAQAVYSF
- the yegQ gene encoding tRNA 5-hydroxyuridine modification protein YegQ codes for the protein MLKAPELLLPAGTLDKMRAAYDFGADAVYAGQPRYSLRARNNDFKLEELKSGIDEAHARGKLFFVASNLLPHNSKIKTYMADMEPVIAMKPDALIMADPGLIMMVRERWPEVPIHLSVQANTVNYMGVKFWQKLGVSRIILSRELSLDEIAEIRQECPDIELEVFVHGALCIAYSGRCLLSGYFNHRDPNQGTCTNACRWDYKMHDTQGDDAGDVQTIKLDFHKALEEANQSFAACGGAERHPLADKTYLIEEGSRPGELMPIIEDEHGTYIMNSKDLRAVEQVEKLVKIGVDSLKIEGRTKSLYYVARTAQVYRQAINDAVAGRPFDLGLLAELDGLANRGYTPGFLERHQTQDYQNYLDGHSKAKQSQYVGDVLEVDADGWALVEVKNRFGVGDRIEVIHPSGNRIVQLEQMTRNGLAVELAAGNGMQVRIPDMAGMEKALLARLI
- a CDS encoding MBL fold metallo-hydrolase: MPRRPDWMASMFSRLPYQASPANRHHGASGYRNLYPFTLPSLGSLLYWKLSALWRQSPDHRPEMIPVCSGDAPALRANQQRASVTWLGHASSFIQLAGLNILIDPVLSPRVSPFRHLGPKRQVALPLDLPDLPRIDLVLLTHLHYDHLDFPTLQRLAAQEGEAPDVIVPLGMSRAVRAAGIPAAKITELDWWQACGHGPVQILLTPAHHWSNRGPWGDMNQALWGGFLLEGAGLKVWFPGDTGYRAELFHEIGLHIGPVDFALLPIGAYEPRKIMRAQHVNPEEAVRIFKHVAARKAWAVHWGTFILTDEPIQQPMAELAMALREQDVSATDFMLPAIGETIWLSH
- a CDS encoding polyamine ABC transporter substrate-binding protein, with the protein product MKKKLVKKVLCSLLLLLPSAGVLAEDKILNVYNWSDYIAKSTIPGFEKQTGVKVKYDVYDSDDTLQAKMLTGRAGYDIVVPTSNFMAKQIEAGIYQKLDKSKIPNLANLDKALMAKIQDADPSNAHGVPWAYGTDGLGYNFTKVKAILGAGAPLDSWDILFDPKYVSKLKGCGVSVLDQANDVFAVTLHHLGKDPNSKNPADYQAAFELLKKIRPYITQFNSSGYINDLANGDICLALGWSGDVNIAKHRAAEAKRTYQLGYVIPKSGAPIWFDVMVIPKDAGHADAAHKWINYIENPEVNAAITDEVFYPTANAAARKYVKPEIANDPSIYPPESVMKTLFLLKPLPADIMRLQNRLWTQLKTGR
- a CDS encoding ABC transporter permease subunit is translated as MKPSKPLSYAVLGFGYSFLYLPILLLIVYSFNESKLVTVWSGFSTKWYWALLEDDELITAALLSIKIALMTATASVVVGTWAGFVLARLNRFRLFPLFAGMVNAPLVIPEVIQGISLLLLFVAMEQTLGWPEGRGVFTIWIGHVMLCVSYVAIIVQSRVRELNRSLEEAAMDLGARPLKVFFVITLPLISQALVSGWLLSFTLSLDDLVLTAFLSGPGSTTLPMVVFSRVRLGLNPEMNALATLFIVVVSVGVVAGNLYMRSVQRKRDREMQLAFNQA